In Phormidium yuhuli AB48, one genomic interval encodes:
- the rsmD gene encoding 16S rRNA (guanine(966)-N(2))-methyltransferase RsmD, with product MSLRIHGNRSLKTLPGDGTRPTPARVREALFNIWLGKIEGCRWLDLCAGSGAMGAEALSRGASQVVGIEQWGKACGVIQQNWQQVAKPQQPFQVLRGDVLKRLPQLSGQVFDRIYFDPPYASSLYEPVLEAIAQLHLLSPDGEMAVECDRQRPAPNPPVSLQLTREKPYGNTLLRFYKSHQN from the coding sequence ATGTCCCTACGAATCCACGGCAATCGTTCTCTCAAGACCCTCCCTGGAGATGGTACTCGCCCCACCCCGGCTCGGGTTCGCGAGGCGTTGTTTAATATCTGGCTAGGAAAAATTGAGGGCTGTCGTTGGTTAGATCTCTGTGCCGGAAGTGGGGCTATGGGAGCGGAAGCCTTGTCGCGCGGGGCCTCTCAGGTGGTGGGAATTGAGCAATGGGGTAAGGCCTGTGGCGTAATTCAGCAAAACTGGCAACAGGTGGCGAAACCCCAGCAACCGTTCCAAGTCCTACGTGGGGATGTGTTGAAGCGGCTTCCCCAACTCAGCGGACAGGTGTTTGACCGCATTTACTTCGATCCCCCCTACGCCAGTTCCCTCTATGAACCGGTTTTAGAGGCGATCGCCCAACTGCACCTGCTCAGTCCTGACGGAGAGATGGCCGTCGAGTGCGATCGCCAACGGCCCGCCCCCAACCCTCCCGTCAGCCTACAACTGACACGAGAAAAACCCTACGGTAACACGCTGCTGCGTTTCTATAAGAGCCACCAGAACTAG